CGCCTTGTCCAGGATCGGCGCCGGCGGCCAGCCGTCGTCCAACGCGGGGTCGGCGGCCAGGTCGCGGTGGAATTCGGCGGTCAGCGCCGCACTGTCGGCCCAGGTGCGCAACGCCTCGGCCATCCCCGGCGTGCGCACCGTGTCGGCCAGGGCGCGCAGCGTGGCGGCGTCGTGGTCACCGAGCAGGGCGACGGCCTCATCGCCGAAGTCCGGGGGCAGCGCGGACTGGTCGGACTCGACGTCGTCCATGATGTAGTGCTGGGTGGCCGCCCAGCGCACCGCGACCTGCTGGACCCGCTCACAGTCGCTGGGCCGCTGTTCGGCGTGCACCAGCCAGGCCCCGCCGCCGGCGCCGCAGGCCACCAGCAGCGCCGCCAACGACAGGCGCAGCCGGGCGGGGCGAGCGGTGAGGGGCACGGGTCACGCTAACACCGCCGCGCCGGGCGGTCAGTCGCCGATTTCGTCGGGGTTCTTGCCGATCAGCACCTGCGGCAGCGCCGGGCAGCTCGCGGTGAGCGCCTCGGTGGCCTCGGTGTAGAGGTTCAGCCCCCGGCGCATCGCCTCGACGATGTCGTCCGGGGGCAGCGGGTTGTCCTCGTCGAGGGTGGGCATCCCGGCGCGCTGCAGATCGGCGTTGACCACGGCGCTGTCGGCCCAGCGGTTGAGCTGCTCGGCGATCTGCGGGGTGCTCACCGCGTCGGCGGCGCGGCGCAACTGGTCGGCCATCGCCAACTCCCGGTCGGCGACCGCGTCGCGGGTGTAGCCGTCGGGCACGCCGTGGTCGGCGGCGTGGCGCATGTCCTTGGCCATCTCATACCACTGGGCCCCGACGTCCTCGACGATGTCGCAGTCCGCCTCGGGCACCGCGGCGGCCGGGGCGCGCCACAGCCAGATCCCGGCGGCCACGCCGACCGCGATCAGCGTCACGGCGGTCGCCAGCCGCGCCAGCGCGGGGCTCACCAGTCTTTGTCCGGCGACGAGGCCTTGGCCCAGAACCGTTTCGGGATGCGCCCGGCCCCGCGGGCGAGGTGACCGGCCTGGATGGCCGCGGCCATCGCCGCGGCCATCGCGGCCGGGTCGGCGGCGCGGGTCACCGCCGAGGCCAGCAGCACCGCGTCGCAGCCGAGTTCCATCGCCAGCGCCGCATCGCTGGCGGTGCCCACCCCGGCGTCGAGGATCACCGGCACATCCGCCTCGGCGACGATCATCTCGATGTTGTGCGCGTTGAGGATGCCCAGCCCGGTGCCGATCGGCGAGCCCAGCGGCATCACCGCCGCACACCCGGTGTCCTGCAGGCGTGCGGCCAGCACCGGGTCGTCGTTGGTGTAGGGCAGCACCACGAAACCGTCGTCGACCAATTGTTCTGCGGCCCGGACGAGTTCGACCGCGTCGGGCAGCAGGGTGCGCTCGTCGGCGATCACCTCGAGTTTCACCCAGTCGGTGTCGAGGGCTTCGCGGGCCAGCTGCGCGGTGAGCACCGCCTCGGCCGCGCTGCGGCACCCGGCGGTGTTGGGCAGCGGGGTGATGCCCAGACGCCCCAGCAGGTCGATCATGCCGGTGCCGCCGTCGGCGTCGATGCGGCGCATCGCCACCGTGGTCAGCTCGGTGCCCGAGGCCACCAGGGCCTCTTCGAGCACGGCGAGGTTGGCCGCTCCCCCGGTGCCCATGATCAGCCGCGAGCCGAAGCTGCGCCCGGCGATGGTGAGTTTGTCGTCAGCCACCTTGCACCGCCGTGAGCACCTCGAGGCGCGCGCCGTCGCAGAGGGTCTGCTGCCAGTCGCTTTTGGGCAGCACCGACCAGTTGAGCGAGACCGCGATGCCGCGGTCCGGGTAGCCCAGCGAGTCGATCAGCGCCGCGATCGTGGTCGTGGGGTCGACCTCGATCTGCTTGTCGTTGACCGTGACGATCATGCGCCACTCCT
This sequence is a window from Mycolicibacillus parakoreensis. Protein-coding genes within it:
- the thiG gene encoding thiazole synthase (functions in thiamine (vitamin B1) biosynthesis; in Bacillus subtilis this enzyme catalyzes the formation of thiazole from dehydroxyglycine and 1-deoxy-D-xylulose-5-phosphate and ThiS-thiocarboxylate); amino-acid sequence: MADDKLTIAGRSFGSRLIMGTGGAANLAVLEEALVASGTELTTVAMRRIDADGGTGMIDLLGRLGITPLPNTAGCRSAAEAVLTAQLAREALDTDWVKLEVIADERTLLPDAVELVRAAEQLVDDGFVVLPYTNDDPVLAARLQDTGCAAVMPLGSPIGTGLGILNAHNIEMIVAEADVPVILDAGVGTASDAALAMELGCDAVLLASAVTRAADPAAMAAAMAAAIQAGHLARGAGRIPKRFWAKASSPDKDW
- the thiS gene encoding sulfur carrier protein ThiS, producing the protein MIVTVNDKQIEVDPTTTIAALIDSLGYPDRGIAVSLNWSVLPKSDWQQTLCDGARLEVLTAVQGG